One part of the Streptomyces lienomycini genome encodes these proteins:
- a CDS encoding response regulator produces the protein MSTPVRVVICDDQVLIRTGLATIIDAQPDLEVVGECGDGQAGVDLARELRPDVVVMDIRMPVLDGLEATRLLAGAGVEHPVKVLVVTTFNLDEYVYEALRAGASGFLLKDAPPDRLLHGIRTVAMGAALLDPDVTRRLVGRYAARIRPAEAGAARDIPLTPREMEVLRLIADGLSNSEIAASLVISPETVKTFVSRILTKLNLRDRVQAVVFAYRHGLVT, from the coding sequence ATGAGCACGCCGGTCCGGGTCGTGATCTGCGACGACCAGGTGCTGATCCGCACCGGGCTGGCGACGATCATCGACGCCCAGCCCGACCTGGAGGTGGTCGGCGAGTGCGGAGACGGGCAGGCGGGAGTCGACCTCGCCCGTGAACTGCGCCCGGACGTCGTGGTGATGGACATCCGCATGCCGGTCCTCGACGGCCTCGAAGCGACCCGCCTGCTGGCCGGCGCCGGGGTGGAGCACCCCGTCAAGGTGCTCGTCGTGACGACGTTCAACCTCGACGAGTACGTCTACGAGGCGCTCCGCGCGGGCGCCAGCGGGTTCCTGCTCAAGGACGCGCCGCCCGACCGGCTGCTGCACGGCATCCGGACCGTCGCCATGGGCGCGGCACTCCTCGACCCCGACGTGACCCGGCGCCTGGTGGGCCGGTACGCGGCCCGCATCCGGCCCGCCGAAGCCGGCGCCGCCCGGGACATCCCGCTGACGCCCCGTGAGATGGAGGTGCTGCGCCTCATCGCGGACGGCCTGTCCAACAGCGAGATCGCCGCGTCCCTCGTGATCAGCCCCGAGACCGTGAAGACGTTCGTGTCCCGCATCCTCACCAAGCTCAACCTCCGCGACCGCGTCCAGGCCGTCGTCTTCGCCTACCGCCACGGGCTGGTGACCTGA
- a CDS encoding isocitrate lyase/PEP mutase family protein has translation MTAFAALHREGDPLLLPCAWDHASALALAGRGFAAVGTTSLGVAAAHGLPDGASATRGETLRLARVLGAEAFPLSVDAEDGFSDDPDAVGEFARELAAAGAVGINLEDGGGLADRHAAKIAAVRSAAPGLFVNARTDTYWSGDRDAAETTRRLEAYREAGADGLFVPGLTDPARIASLAARFDVPLNILYTPAGPTLAHLADLGVRRVSLGSLLYRRALGAALDAATGIRAGRAPDGPTPTYDEVRDPAG, from the coding sequence GTGACCGCCTTCGCCGCACTCCACCGGGAAGGCGACCCCCTGCTCCTGCCGTGCGCCTGGGACCACGCCTCCGCCCTCGCCCTCGCCGGACGGGGTTTCGCGGCGGTCGGCACGACCAGCCTGGGCGTCGCGGCGGCGCACGGGCTGCCCGACGGGGCGTCGGCGACCCGCGGCGAAACACTGCGGCTGGCGCGCGTCCTGGGCGCGGAAGCGTTCCCGCTGTCCGTCGACGCGGAGGACGGCTTCAGCGACGACCCCGACGCCGTGGGCGAGTTCGCGCGGGAGCTGGCGGCGGCCGGAGCCGTCGGGATCAACCTGGAGGACGGCGGGGGGCTGGCGGACCGGCACGCCGCGAAGATCGCCGCCGTCCGGTCGGCCGCCCCCGGTCTGTTCGTCAACGCCCGCACGGACACGTACTGGTCGGGCGACCGCGACGCCGCGGAGACGACCCGGCGCCTGGAGGCCTACCGCGAGGCCGGCGCCGACGGCCTCTTCGTCCCCGGACTCACCGACCCCGCCCGCATCGCGTCCCTCGCCGCCCGCTTCGACGTGCCTCTCAACATCCTGTACACGCCCGCGGGACCCACCCTCGCGCACCTCGCCGACCTCGGCGTGCGCCGCGTCAGCCTCGGCTCGCTGCTCTACCGGCGGGCCCTGGGCGCCGCCCTCGACGCGGCGACCGGCATCCGCGCGGGCCGGGCCCCGGACGGCCCGACACCCACGTACGACGAGGTGCGCGACCCGGCAGGCTAG